A genomic region of Chlorobaculum parvum NCIB 8327 contains the following coding sequences:
- a CDS encoding diacylglycerol/polyprenol kinase family protein: MNRSFKNAKVETKPDKLHFRHEFARKAIHLSSLLIPLIYWHIGKKQALLILAPVTAGFLLVDVLKNVVPSISTWYHATFDSMLRDHELNKERLHLNGATWITLAAFLLILFFPKTIAVGAFAMVSVSDTVAALVGKKFGRHHFGQKSLEGSLAFFVSAIPIVTIIPGMLFPVGLVMAVAGTVTEALVLKIGEFRIDDNLSVPMAGAITAMLCYTWFFPEAMNALVH, translated from the coding sequence ATGAATCGATCGTTTAAAAACGCAAAGGTCGAAACAAAGCCTGACAAATTGCATTTCAGGCACGAATTCGCTCGCAAGGCCATTCACCTTTCCTCGCTTCTGATTCCGCTGATTTACTGGCACATCGGTAAAAAACAGGCTCTCCTGATTCTCGCTCCCGTCACAGCGGGATTTCTTCTCGTCGATGTGCTCAAGAATGTCGTCCCGTCGATTTCGACCTGGTATCATGCAACTTTCGACAGCATGCTTCGCGACCATGAGCTGAACAAAGAGCGGCTGCATCTGAACGGAGCGACCTGGATCACGCTGGCCGCGTTCCTGCTGATCCTCTTTTTCCCGAAAACGATTGCCGTGGGTGCATTTGCGATGGTCTCGGTCTCCGATACCGTAGCCGCACTGGTAGGCAAAAAGTTCGGACGACACCATTTCGGGCAGAAAAGCCTTGAAGGAAGTCTGGCTTTTTTTGTGAGCGCCATCCCCATCGTCACCATCATTCCCGGAATGCTGTTTCCGGTTGGCCTTGTCATGGCGGTTGCCGGAACCGTCACCGAAGCGCTGGTGCTGAAAATCGGCGAGTTCAGGATTGACGACAATCTCAGCGTGCCGATGGCCGGAGCAATCACTGCAATGCTTTGCTACACCTGGTTTTTCCCCGAAGCGATGAACGCACTCGTTCACTGA